One genomic region from Cellulomonas fengjieae encodes:
- the pulA gene encoding pullulanase-type alpha-1,6-glucosidase: MSPAGAPVHRISRALAALTALAVGAVGLVASFGTAAVAADRTATLVGSLQSELGCAADWSPDCAATELAPTATPGQYSAELTVPAGTYEYKVALDGSWDEAYGEDGGDANIPLVVAGPSTLRFTYDDTTHRVALTPLGLAAGYTPDDDAVVATPVRDPAADKQFYFVMTDRFADGDDANDAGGLGGDRLTTGFDPTNKGFYQGGDLAGLRSRLDYIEGLGTTAIWLTPSFKNQAVQGAGADASAGYHGYWITDFTQIDPHLGTNAELEALIDDAHARGIDVYFDIITNHTADVIDYAEGRYDYVDQATSPYTDAAGTVFDPATYAGTDTFPTLDAATSFPYTPVIEPQDADVKVPAWLNDPTLYHNRGNSTYSGESTTYGDFSGLDDLMTENPAVVDGFVDVYNDWVDLGVDGFRIDTAKHVNFEFWETFSTAVRDHAASIGNDDFFMFGEVYDADPAKLAPYLRDSDMNAVLDFTFQSAASNYAKGSSADGLTALYAGDDRYTTPTTNAQALPTFLGNHDMGRIGYFVTGADDPQQRSALAHSLMYLTRGQPVVYYGDEQGFAGAGGDKDARQSMFATQVAEYANQTLLDGTVAGSVDRFDTDAALYEHIAGLAAVRSANPALQTGAQIERLADGAVYAFSRVDAEEKIEHLVATNNSTAAVTVTVDTLTPGAAFTPLYGTTTGATAAADGTVSVTVPGLSAIVLKAGTTVSAPAAPGQISLSVPTPGAGLSGDVPVGADVADDVWSQTSFAYRVVGDDEWTPLGTAETTSPRVFHTVADLADGTLVEYRAVSVDAAGNRSAASTYASVGVAVDGVVPDPGPAGPASVTVAGSHNSEMGCTGDWMPDCAEAQLTEGADGVWSGTFTLPAGAYEYKVAINGSWDENYGAGGAPGGANVAYTVAAAGPVTFFYDPDTHWFTSTAQGPILTVPGSVNSELGCSGDWMPDCMASWLQDPDGDGTYTFTAQDLPVGAYEVKVAHNRSWDENYGAGGVLNGANIPFSAPGGKPVTFSYVLATHVLTIEVTDPPLPGTGERSAHWVDRGTIAWPAAWAPDPSSSTFALHGSPTGGLSLQDLGDGEPVALTYDPAGLTAEQRERFPALAGHLALRVPEGAPVAELLRGALLVTQASPGGSYQAATGVQVPGVLDDVYAAKAAERALGATWTKGVPSLAVWAPTAQKVELLVWPGTSSTEQRVAAKRLADGSWTVAGKKSWAGARYLWEVTVYAPTTDRVEVNRVTDPYSVALTLNSTHSVLVDLDDTAFRPREWEKAKQPVVRPVDQTIYELHVRDFSISDPKVPAAKRGTYLAFATNGNGRAHLRDLEEAGLTTVHLLPTFDIASIQEDRAQQQTPDCDLASYAPDSDQQQACVTAVADADGFNWGYDPLHWSAPEGSYAVNAEGGARVAEFRTMVGALHADGLQVVLDQVFNHTTASGQSPQSVLDRVVPGYYQRLDAIGNVETSTCCQNIATEHVMAQKAMVDSVVTWARDYKVDGFRFDLMGHHSVQNMQAVREALDELTPRKDGVDGKKVYLYGEGWNFGEVADNALFTQATQGQLGGTGIGTFSDRLRDAVRGGGPFDENPRVQGFGSGGGTDPNGDPVNGSEADQRARAAHDADLVRLGMAANLRDFAFETSAGTVQTGEELDYNGQPAGYADSPEEVITYVDAHDNETLWDSLTFKLPTDTPMSDRVRMNTVSLATTALAQTPSFWHAGADLLRSKSLDRNSYNSGDWFNLLDLSGQDNGFGRGLPPAPDNEAKWSFQQPLLADPALKPTPADIATASRAADDLLKLRFSTPLFRLGSADLIQQKVTFPGSGADADPGVVVMAIDDEPGWDAASRRWVKDVDKKLDGVLVVVNASDEATTQTVTELSGHKLTLSPVQAKGSDPIVKGTTWDKATGTVTVPPRTVAVLVEQVGHGHGHGHGHGHGGGWWDWLGSWWESHVG, from the coding sequence ATGTCGCCCGCCGGCGCCCCCGTCCACCGCATCTCGCGAGCCCTCGCCGCACTCACCGCCCTCGCGGTCGGCGCGGTCGGGCTCGTCGCCTCGTTCGGAACCGCGGCCGTCGCCGCCGACCGCACCGCGACCCTCGTCGGCTCCTTGCAGAGCGAGCTCGGCTGCGCGGCGGACTGGTCGCCGGACTGCGCCGCCACCGAGCTGGCCCCGACGGCCACGCCGGGGCAGTACTCGGCGGAGCTCACCGTGCCCGCGGGCACCTACGAGTACAAGGTCGCCCTCGACGGCTCGTGGGACGAGGCGTACGGCGAGGACGGCGGCGACGCCAACATCCCGCTCGTCGTGGCCGGCCCCTCGACGTTGAGGTTCACCTACGACGACACCACGCACCGCGTCGCGCTGACCCCGCTGGGCCTGGCGGCGGGGTACACGCCGGACGACGATGCCGTCGTCGCGACGCCCGTGCGGGACCCCGCGGCCGACAAGCAGTTCTACTTCGTCATGACCGACCGGTTCGCCGACGGCGACGACGCGAACGACGCCGGCGGCCTCGGCGGTGACCGTCTGACCACGGGGTTCGACCCGACGAACAAGGGCTTCTACCAGGGCGGTGACCTGGCGGGCCTGCGCAGCCGGCTCGACTACATCGAGGGCCTGGGCACCACGGCCATCTGGCTCACCCCGTCGTTCAAGAACCAGGCCGTGCAGGGCGCGGGCGCGGACGCGTCCGCCGGCTACCACGGGTACTGGATCACCGACTTCACGCAGATCGACCCGCACCTGGGCACCAACGCCGAGCTCGAGGCCCTGATCGACGACGCCCACGCACGCGGCATCGACGTCTACTTCGACATCATCACCAACCACACGGCCGACGTCATCGACTACGCCGAGGGCCGGTACGACTATGTCGACCAGGCCACCAGCCCCTACACCGACGCCGCGGGGACCGTCTTCGACCCGGCCACCTACGCGGGCACGGACACCTTCCCGACGCTGGACGCCGCCACGTCCTTCCCGTACACGCCGGTGATCGAGCCGCAGGACGCGGACGTCAAGGTCCCGGCCTGGCTCAACGACCCGACGCTCTACCACAACCGCGGAAACTCGACCTACAGCGGGGAGTCGACGACGTACGGAGACTTCTCCGGGCTCGACGACCTGATGACCGAGAACCCGGCGGTCGTGGACGGGTTCGTGGACGTCTACAACGACTGGGTCGACCTGGGCGTCGACGGCTTCCGCATCGACACGGCCAAGCACGTGAACTTCGAGTTCTGGGAGACGTTCTCCACCGCGGTGCGCGACCACGCCGCCTCGATCGGCAACGACGACTTCTTCATGTTCGGTGAGGTCTACGACGCCGACCCGGCCAAGCTGGCCCCGTACCTGCGCGACAGCGACATGAACGCGGTGCTCGACTTCACGTTCCAGTCGGCCGCCAGCAACTACGCCAAGGGCTCCTCGGCGGACGGCCTGACCGCGCTGTACGCCGGGGACGACCGGTACACGACGCCGACCACGAACGCGCAGGCGCTGCCCACCTTCCTCGGCAACCACGACATGGGCCGCATCGGCTACTTCGTCACGGGTGCGGACGACCCGCAGCAGCGCTCCGCTCTGGCGCACTCGCTGATGTACCTCACGCGCGGGCAGCCGGTCGTCTACTACGGCGACGAGCAGGGGTTCGCGGGCGCCGGTGGGGACAAGGACGCACGGCAGTCGATGTTCGCGACGCAGGTGGCCGAGTACGCGAACCAGACGCTGCTGGACGGCACGGTCGCGGGGTCGGTGGACCGGTTCGACACGGACGCGGCGCTCTACGAGCACATCGCAGGGCTGGCCGCCGTGCGCAGCGCCAACCCGGCGCTGCAGACCGGCGCGCAGATCGAGCGGTTGGCCGACGGGGCGGTCTACGCCTTCAGCCGGGTGGACGCGGAGGAGAAGATCGAGCACCTCGTCGCCACGAACAACAGCACCGCCGCGGTGACGGTCACGGTCGACACCCTGACCCCTGGCGCGGCCTTCACGCCGCTGTACGGGACGACGACGGGCGCCACCGCCGCGGCCGACGGGACCGTGTCCGTGACGGTCCCGGGCCTGAGCGCGATCGTGCTGAAGGCGGGGACCACCGTGAGTGCCCCCGCAGCCCCGGGGCAGATCAGCCTGAGCGTGCCGACCCCGGGCGCCGGACTGTCCGGCGACGTCCCCGTGGGCGCGGACGTGGCGGACGACGTCTGGAGCCAGACGTCGTTCGCGTACCGGGTCGTCGGTGACGACGAGTGGACCCCGCTGGGCACCGCCGAGACGACGTCGCCGCGCGTCTTCCACACCGTGGCGGACCTCGCCGACGGCACCCTCGTCGAGTACCGCGCGGTGAGCGTGGACGCCGCGGGCAACAGGTCCGCCGCCTCCACCTACGCGAGCGTCGGCGTCGCCGTCGACGGCGTCGTCCCCGACCCCGGCCCCGCCGGTCCCGCCTCCGTCACGGTCGCGGGGAGCCACAACAGCGAGATGGGCTGCACCGGCGACTGGATGCCGGACTGCGCGGAGGCACAGCTGACCGAGGGTGCCGACGGCGTCTGGTCCGGAACGTTCACGCTCCCGGCCGGCGCCTACGAGTACAAGGTCGCGATCAACGGCAGCTGGGACGAGAACTACGGCGCCGGCGGCGCGCCCGGGGGCGCGAACGTGGCGTACACCGTCGCCGCGGCCGGTCCGGTCACGTTCTTCTACGACCCCGACACGCACTGGTTCACGTCGACCGCGCAGGGCCCGATCCTCACGGTCCCGGGCTCCGTGAACAGCGAGCTGGGCTGCTCGGGTGACTGGATGCCCGACTGCATGGCGAGCTGGCTGCAGGACCCCGACGGCGACGGCACCTACACGTTCACCGCGCAGGACCTGCCCGTCGGCGCCTACGAGGTGAAGGTGGCGCACAACCGCAGCTGGGACGAGAACTACGGCGCCGGCGGCGTGCTCAACGGCGCGAACATCCCGTTCTCCGCGCCCGGCGGGAAGCCGGTCACGTTCTCGTACGTGCTGGCCACGCACGTCCTGACCATCGAGGTCACCGACCCGCCGCTGCCCGGCACGGGGGAGCGCAGCGCGCACTGGGTCGACCGAGGCACGATCGCCTGGCCGGCCGCGTGGGCGCCCGACCCGTCGTCGTCGACGTTCGCGCTGCACGGCTCGCCGACGGGTGGACTGTCGCTGCAGGACCTCGGGGACGGCGAGCCGGTCGCGCTCACCTACGACCCGGCCGGCCTGACTGCCGAGCAGCGCGAGCGGTTCCCCGCGCTCGCCGGTCACCTGGCGCTGCGGGTGCCCGAGGGGGCACCCGTCGCGGAGCTGCTGCGCGGCGCGCTCCTGGTCACCCAGGCGAGCCCCGGCGGGTCGTACCAGGCGGCGACCGGGGTGCAGGTCCCGGGCGTCCTCGACGACGTGTACGCGGCGAAGGCCGCTGAGCGGGCGCTCGGCGCCACGTGGACGAAGGGCGTGCCGTCGCTCGCCGTGTGGGCCCCGACGGCCCAGAAGGTCGAGCTGCTGGTGTGGCCCGGGACGTCGTCGACGGAGCAGCGCGTGGCGGCGAAGCGGCTGGCCGACGGCTCCTGGACCGTGGCCGGCAAGAAGTCCTGGGCCGGTGCGAGGTACCTCTGGGAGGTCACGGTCTACGCGCCGACGACCGACCGGGTCGAGGTCAACCGGGTCACCGACCCGTACTCGGTGGCACTCACGCTCAACTCGACGCACTCGGTGCTGGTCGACCTGGACGACACGGCCTTCCGCCCGCGGGAGTGGGAGAAGGCCAAGCAGCCCGTGGTCCGGCCCGTCGACCAGACGATCTACGAGCTGCACGTCCGCGACTTCTCGATCAGCGACCCCAAGGTCCCGGCGGCGAAGCGGGGCACGTACCTCGCCTTCGCGACGAACGGCAACGGTCGCGCGCACCTGCGCGACCTCGAGGAGGCGGGCCTGACCACGGTCCACCTGCTGCCGACGTTCGACATCGCCTCCATCCAGGAGGACAGGGCGCAACAGCAGACCCCGGACTGCGACCTCGCGTCGTACGCGCCGGACTCCGACCAGCAGCAGGCGTGCGTGACGGCCGTCGCCGACGCCGACGGGTTCAACTGGGGCTACGACCCGCTGCACTGGTCGGCGCCCGAGGGCTCCTACGCCGTGAACGCCGAGGGGGGCGCGCGCGTCGCCGAGTTCCGCACGATGGTCGGGGCGCTGCACGCCGACGGCCTGCAGGTGGTGCTCGACCAGGTGTTCAACCACACCACGGCGAGCGGCCAGTCGCCGCAGTCCGTGCTCGACCGCGTGGTGCCCGGCTACTACCAGCGGCTCGACGCGATCGGCAACGTGGAGACGTCGACCTGCTGCCAGAACATCGCCACGGAGCACGTGATGGCGCAGAAGGCGATGGTCGACTCCGTGGTGACGTGGGCCCGCGACTACAAGGTCGACGGCTTCCGGTTCGACCTCATGGGCCACCACTCGGTGCAGAACATGCAGGCCGTGCGGGAGGCCCTCGACGAGCTGACGCCGCGCAAGGACGGCGTCGACGGGAAGAAGGTCTACCTGTACGGCGAGGGCTGGAACTTCGGCGAGGTGGCCGACAACGCCCTGTTCACGCAGGCCACGCAGGGCCAGCTGGGCGGCACCGGCATCGGGACCTTCTCCGACCGGCTGCGCGATGCCGTGCGCGGCGGGGGACCGTTCGACGAGAACCCGCGCGTCCAGGGCTTCGGCTCCGGTGGCGGCACCGACCCGAACGGCGACCCGGTCAACGGCTCGGAGGCCGATCAGCGGGCCCGGGCGGCGCACGACGCCGACCTGGTCCGTCTGGGCATGGCCGCCAACCTGCGCGACTTCGCCTTCGAGACGAGCGCGGGCACGGTCCAGACGGGCGAGGAGCTCGACTACAACGGGCAGCCGGCGGGGTACGCCGACTCCCCGGAGGAGGTCATCACCTACGTCGACGCGCACGACAACGAGACCCTGTGGGACTCGCTGACGTTCAAGCTGCCCACGGACACCCCGATGTCGGACCGCGTGCGCATGAACACCGTCTCGCTGGCGACCACGGCCCTGGCGCAGACGCCGTCGTTCTGGCACGCGGGCGCGGACCTGCTGCGCAGCAAGTCGCTGGACCGCAACAGCTACAACTCGGGCGACTGGTTCAACCTGCTGGACCTGTCCGGCCAGGACAACGGCTTCGGCCGCGGCCTGCCCCCGGCGCCGGACAACGAGGCCAAGTGGTCGTTCCAGCAGCCCTTGCTGGCCGACCCGGCGCTCAAGCCGACCCCGGCCGACATCGCCACGGCGTCACGGGCGGCGGACGACCTGCTCAAGCTGCGGTTCTCCACGCCGCTGTTCCGGCTCGGCTCCGCCGACCTGATCCAGCAGAAGGTCACGTTCCCGGGCTCCGGCGCGGACGCGGACCCCGGCGTGGTCGTCATGGCGATCGACGACGAGCCCGGCTGGGACGCCGCGTCGCGGCGCTGGGTGAAGGACGTGGACAAGAAGCTCGACGGCGTCCTGGTCGTGGTCAACGCGTCCGACGAGGCGACCACCCAGACGGTCACCGAGCTCAGCGGCCACAAGCTGACCCTGTCCCCGGTGCAGGCCAAGGGCAGCGACCCGATCGTCAAGGGCACCACCTGGGACAAGGCCACCGGCACGGTGACCGTCCCGCCGCGGACCGTCGCGGTGCTGGTGGAGCAGGTTGGTCACGGTCACGGTCACGGTCACGGTCACGGTCACGGTGGCGGCTGGTGGGACTGGCTCGGTAGCTGGTGGGAGTCGCACGTCGGGTGA
- a CDS encoding DUF167 domain-containing protein, with translation MKVAIRVRPGASRTAVGGTHAGRLVVAVSARAVDGAATRAALDALAGALGLRPRQVRLVSGATSRDKLVEIDADESVEARLEALRG, from the coding sequence GTGAAGGTCGCGATCCGGGTCCGGCCCGGTGCCTCCCGCACCGCCGTCGGCGGGACGCACGCGGGCCGCCTGGTGGTCGCGGTGAGCGCCCGTGCGGTCGACGGGGCGGCGACGCGGGCGGCGCTGGACGCACTGGCCGGCGCGCTCGGGCTCCGCCCCCGGCAGGTCCGGCTGGTCTCGGGCGCGACGAGCCGCGACAAGCTGGTCGAGATCGACGCCGACGAGTCGGTGGAGGCCCGGCTGGAGGCCCTCCGCGGCTGA